In Cupriavidus basilensis, one genomic interval encodes:
- the minD gene encoding septum site-determining protein MinD — translation MAKIIVVTSGKGGVGKTTTSASFSAGLALRGHKTAVIDFDVGLRNLDLIMGCERRVVYDLVNVVQGEANLNQALIKDKKCENLFILPASQTRDKDALTKEGVEKVINGLVDMGFEYIVCDSPAGIESGALLAMYFADEALVVTNPEVSSVRDSDRILGILSSKTKRAAEGGDPIKEHLLITRYNPKRVHGGEMLSLTDIQEILRIKLIGVVPESEAVLHASNQGTPAIHLEGSDVADAYGDLVDRFLGKDKPMRFTDYQKPGLLSRIFGNK, via the coding sequence ATGGCAAAAATCATCGTTGTGACCTCCGGCAAGGGAGGCGTAGGCAAGACCACCACCAGCGCCAGCTTTTCCGCCGGCCTGGCCCTGCGTGGCCACAAGACTGCCGTGATCGACTTCGACGTCGGCCTGCGCAACCTCGACCTGATCATGGGTTGCGAGCGCCGCGTGGTGTACGACCTGGTCAACGTAGTACAGGGCGAAGCCAACCTGAACCAGGCCCTGATCAAGGACAAGAAGTGCGAAAACCTGTTCATCCTGCCGGCCTCCCAGACGCGCGATAAAGACGCGCTCACCAAGGAGGGCGTGGAGAAGGTCATCAATGGCCTGGTCGACATGGGCTTCGAGTACATCGTCTGCGACTCGCCCGCGGGCATCGAGTCCGGCGCCCTGCTGGCCATGTACTTCGCCGACGAGGCGCTGGTCGTGACCAACCCCGAGGTGTCCTCGGTGCGCGACTCGGACCGCATCCTGGGTATCCTGTCGTCCAAGACCAAGCGCGCTGCCGAAGGCGGCGACCCGATCAAGGAACACCTGCTGATCACGCGCTACAACCCGAAGCGCGTGCACGGCGGCGAAATGCTGTCGCTCACCGATATCCAGGAAATCCTGCGCATCAAGCTGATCGGCGTGGTGCCGGAATCCGAAGCCGTGCTGCACGCGTCCAACCAGGGCACACCGGCCATCCACCTGGAAGGCTCCGACGTGGCAGACGCCTATGGCGACCTGGTGGACCGCTTCCTCGGCAAGGACAAGCCGATGCGTTTCACCGACTACCAGAAGCCGGGGCTGCTTTCGCGCATCTTCGGCAACAAGTAA
- the minC gene encoding septum site-determining protein MinC: MSQKKSPRFELRSGNVDALLLALKTTDIAALRDDLLSRFESTPDFFSNDVVALDLRRLENDDQVALDTVIETLALLKARAIGVVAREAQRGWAESFGLPLLDSQSRRGGRDETPPAEPAGPSPAEALADAQAAAQAEAKAAAAEVEAAAAAAIAEAAARSVPTMLIDKPLRSGQQIYAAGDVVILDLVSYGAEVIAEGNIHIYAPLRGRALAGVKGYAQARIFCTCLEPELLSIAGIYRTAELPLPADVLGKSAQVRLSGEKLILEPLRMK, encoded by the coding sequence ATGTCCCAGAAGAAATCGCCACGCTTCGAGCTGCGCAGTGGCAATGTCGACGCCCTCCTCCTCGCTCTCAAGACCACCGACATCGCAGCGCTGCGTGACGATCTCCTGTCCCGCTTCGAATCGACCCCCGATTTCTTCTCCAACGATGTGGTGGCCCTGGACCTGCGCCGGCTGGAAAACGACGACCAGGTGGCCCTGGACACGGTGATCGAGACCCTGGCCCTGCTCAAGGCCCGCGCTATCGGCGTGGTGGCCCGCGAGGCGCAGCGTGGCTGGGCCGAGTCGTTTGGCCTGCCGCTGCTCGACAGCCAGAGCCGGCGCGGTGGCCGGGACGAAACCCCGCCGGCCGAGCCGGCAGGCCCCTCCCCGGCCGAAGCGCTGGCCGACGCCCAGGCTGCGGCCCAGGCCGAGGCAAAGGCGGCGGCCGCCGAAGTGGAAGCCGCCGCCGCGGCCGCCATTGCCGAAGCCGCCGCGCGCAGCGTGCCCACCATGCTGATCGACAAGCCGCTGCGCTCCGGCCAGCAGATCTACGCCGCCGGCGACGTGGTGATCCTCGACCTGGTCAGCTACGGCGCCGAGGTCATCGCCGAAGGCAACATCCATATCTATGCCCCGCTGCGCGGCCGCGCGCTGGCGGGGGTCAAGGGCTACGCGCAGGCGCGCATCTTCTGCACCTGCCTGGAGCCCGAACTGCTCTCCATCGCCGGCATCTACCGCACCGCCGAACTGCCGCTGCCCGCCGATGTGCTGGGCAAATCGGCCCAGGTGCGGCTGTCGGGGGAGAAACTGATTCTCGAACCGCTCCGGATGAAGTAA
- a CDS encoding magnesium and cobalt transport protein CorA, with amino-acid sequence MGAIVNSVAYRSGKRVGDVALDQISDAISVPGTFVWLGLHEPDLALLRKVQQEFGLHDLAVEDALDAHQRPKLETYGDSIFIVLNTAQLVDDEVVVGETHLFVGPNYVVSVRHGVSSSYAPVRERCESDARALANGPGYVLYALMDFVVDHYMPIVTRLEDGFEQLEQGIFRDEFDRAAIEHLYHIKRQVLRLRNAVYPIEEICGQLIRLHEDLVPKELRAYFRDIEDHASRLVRTLDVVREMLTTAVQVNLALVTVGQNEVVKRLAGWGAILAIPTVVFSLYGMNFNFMPELKFHYAYPTVIGVTVLACGGLWRKLHKSGWI; translated from the coding sequence ATGGGCGCGATCGTCAACAGTGTGGCCTACCGCAGCGGCAAGCGCGTGGGTGATGTCGCGCTGGACCAGATCAGTGACGCAATCTCGGTCCCGGGCACCTTTGTCTGGCTGGGCTTGCATGAACCGGACCTGGCGCTGCTGCGCAAGGTGCAGCAGGAGTTTGGCCTGCACGACCTGGCGGTGGAGGATGCCCTTGATGCCCACCAGCGCCCCAAGCTGGAGACCTACGGCGACTCCATCTTCATCGTGCTGAACACCGCACAGCTGGTAGACGACGAAGTGGTGGTGGGCGAGACCCACCTGTTTGTCGGCCCTAACTATGTGGTGTCGGTCCGCCACGGCGTGAGCAGCAGCTACGCCCCGGTGCGCGAGCGCTGCGAGAGCGACGCGCGCGCGCTGGCCAACGGCCCGGGTTACGTGCTCTACGCGCTGATGGATTTCGTGGTCGACCACTACATGCCCATCGTCACCCGGCTCGAGGATGGCTTCGAGCAGCTTGAGCAAGGTATCTTCCGCGACGAGTTCGACCGTGCCGCGATCGAGCACCTGTACCACATCAAGCGCCAGGTGCTGCGCCTGCGCAATGCGGTCTACCCGATCGAGGAGATCTGCGGACAACTGATCCGGCTGCACGAGGACCTGGTGCCCAAGGAGCTGCGCGCGTACTTCCGCGACATCGAGGACCATGCCAGCCGCCTGGTGCGCACCCTGGACGTGGTGCGCGAGATGCTGACCACCGCGGTGCAGGTGAACCTGGCCCTGGTCACGGTGGGCCAGAACGAAGTGGTCAAGCGCCTGGCCGGCTGGGGCGCCATCCTGGCGATTCCCACCGTGGTGTTCAGCTTGTACGGCATGAACTTCAACTTCATGCCGGAGCTGAAATTCCACTATGCATATCCGACCGTGATCGGGGTGACCGTGCTGGCCTGCGGCGGGCTCTGGCGCAAGCTGCATAAATCCGGCTGGATCTGA